CAGCGAGACTCGCTCAGTCCCCTTACTATTGAATACTTGCTAAACTATAGCGGATCGAGAGTCGCAAGGAgttctcgagcttgacaaATATCATTACTGATGGTGATACTAACTGTCACCTGTTTTACCTCCCGTCTCGCGCTTCAAACCAGGTCTGAGCTTTAATCAGGCGCTTTGAGTCTAGACCGATAAGACTGGCGTTAAATCCGATACAGACATCAGCGCCGAGAGTCTTACAAGCTTAGATGGCTTAAGAGCATTTGTTCAAGCCCactaaaaaagaaaaacGTTTTTCCCCCCACAAGGAGAattttttcttcccttcttcaaATAGCGCCGTGACATTATTTCCATCAAGACCTTTCAACCTTCATTTCTCCACCTATCCACTGCAGATTCTCACCATGCCTATCTCTAAGAAGGACCGAGTACGTTTAGTAATATTTGCTTGTTGGTGATAACCCGCTTACTCTAGCCGTAGAGAAACAAGGAGCACAAGAAGGCCGACGCTGCCGGAACTCGAGCTCCCGTCAAGCGAAACGGACTTCCTGTCAAGCCCCCCAAGCCCACATCAATCGTGAGTTGATCCTCTGCTCTATCATTTTATAGCACTAACGCGTTGGGCCTGTAGTGCCAAAACTGCCGGAAAGAGAtcgtcaacaccaacaagctcCAGCTTGAGGTGCACGCCGAGACTCATGATCAGAAGCTCTGGCCCAAGGAGAAGTGCTGGCCCAACGACTTTCCCTAGATTTTGACCAGGGAGTATGGTAGACTACTAGCTGAGCCGGCGACGGCGAACCCCCAGCAGACAACGGTTTTTTTGCGTGGGTGGTCATGTTGTATCTACTTGGGGATTTTTCCTTGAGTCTAGCCTGTCATTTTTACAATAAAGCGCGCGTTCTTAGATGCATGTAAGAAAGGAAAGGGTGCCATTGTGAATGCTGCTCGAAGAAGCGGTGTAGCCAGAGTCGAGCAAAGAGAATCACTGTCAATAGTCGGGAGCGTGATGTATCTGTGCCCCGATCACGCAGTCATTTCTTCAGGGGGCTATCCAAGTTGCACCAGGTCGTATGACTGGTTGACAAAGACTCATCTACAAATAGAGGATACAAGCCAACACATCCACCCCAGCCTCTCACAGGCCGGAAAAGGCAGCTGATAGATTGCCCAGCATTCAGCTCTCCCCCAGATGGGTCTGAGTGGAGGAGTCGGCCGCCGGACAAAGAGCGCTGTATGGACAGCTGATGGACGGGCCGAGCATATCGTAAGCCGGGGGGTCGACTTCGAGGCCACCTGCTTCAGGGACCTTTGATTGTGGAAATTTGAGATCTAAAATTGACGAATAATAGCTCAGATGCTTGCATTTCAATGCATTTTCTCCTGCATACAACTTCTAGAATCTGACGTGAGAGGTGGCTTATGTCAGACAAGCGTGCCGAGACGGGAGCCAAGATTCAGCCCCGACTCTTCGTGTAAGTGGTCCTCGGCACTTGATTGCCATAGACAGGGCtgaattataaaaatactacATGTCGTGAACCTCCTCAAGACTTACAACTCCAAGACTCAGCCAACACACAAGCACCTctctcatctactccaaCTATTCTACCTCAGCCAAAATGAAGTTCACTTCCATCGCCGCCCTCCTCTTCGGTGCTCAGTCCGCCACCGCTCTTGAGTATGTCTACCTCGTGAACTCCCAGCGAGGCAACGAGTACTCCAGCGGCATGGCCTACTACGGCGAAGGCCACACCGCCGCAAACAAAGCTCGACCCGACGACTACACCGACGTCACCCACGGAGGCAACATCCACTGGGAGGGACAACCCGTCAAGGGTAAGGCACTTCATCATATTCTCTACAAGCGAAACAGTAACTAACTCTGAAAGGAACCTTCGGCACTGGCGTCACCTTCACATCCAACATCTTTGCCGACGCCGCTGGCAAGAGAGGCAACGCTTGGACCGGAACGGGAACCAATGGCTTCCACAACTTCAACTGCTACAAGACTACCAACCCCGGATCGCCCGCCTATCTTCTGTACActgtggatggatggaatgtGTACAGCATCTACTGGTGCATCAACAACGCTTGAAGGCCGTGATATGATTGTAGGAGGATGGAATGGTTGGAATAAGATTGCCGAGGTAGACAGCTTGCATCTAGAGGTTGGATAGACTCTTGAATTAATTCTGTCCTATCTTTTCCGCTTTTATAGCCGTGTTATTTGTGTCGATTATTGAACGCTGGTAGCCGCCTTGGCTAGACGCCAGTCTTCTCGGTGAACTCCAAATCGGTTGGCATCGGAACATGCTCCATTTTCCTTTCAAAGCTCGTCATCtgagaaagaaagaaaaacaCCATTCAAAGGAATGTGTAAGAAAGAACTGTCTGATACAAGAATATTCTCAGCCTTTCATTGTCACGAGTTTTGTCGACAGACCCCCACGACCAAGCACGCCATCCCCACGTCTCACCGCTACCATAATATCCTGACTTTGGTGGTCAATGGAATTTGTCACAATACAATGGGGTTATAAGTGAAACGCCCAAAGCACTCCAATAGTAAGGTGGGTGGGGGTGCCTCAGGGGTACAAAGCAGTCTAACAGAGATGGTTCGGCAAGTCTGTCCCTGGCGAGCCTTCATCTGAACTCTGAAACGCTTATAGGTGTCTGCAATCTCTATTGTAGCTAGGGTCTATCGCAGACGACTAGATTCTAGGCCGAATGTTCACATCCTTTCTGCATAAGACTCACGGGCTACTATCTTGTTTTGCGAATGCCCAGTCCAGGTCCTATTTCTCCAGCGCAGTATGGTTGTTGCAAGATGACGCAGCGTTCATGGACAGCCGGGCTGCGGAACTTTATATGGCTCTGCCCCATAATCGCCATGCAGCAAGAGCCGCGATGAAAGGGAGTCGTATCTAGCTGTCGGTGTCGTCAAGAGGCAACACAAGATGGAATGGTTCCGCAGCTTCGTCTGTGGCATGTGGACAGCGTTACATGTAGATCACAGCTCGATAATAACTCCCAGACAGAGAATAAACCACGTAAATTGGCCTCTCGGACGATATTTTCGGAATATCGGCGTCCCAGCGCTAAGCGAACCACTTGCAAAGTAGCACTACCAGCTGAAACGGCATTGATGGACGTCATGCGCGTGCCAATTGATCGCCTCAATGCAAGGGCGTGATGTCATTGCCGGCGGAAGCTCGAGGTTTCAGACCAGACCCATCGCGGCATCTGGAATACGAGGAGAAACTGGGGATGGTGACGTTGCATCTTCCCCATATTAGGTCCACTTTGGTGGTGATCGACAAACGAGGCGACTTATACAGGCGAGATGAGGCATGAAGAAAGAAATACGAGCTCCCTTTTGCAATTCTTATAAAGTCCGAGTTCCGTCTGCTCCAAATCTTTAACCCATcaagcctcaagcacagATCATTGAACAAACCACCAAAACATATTCCTTACTCCCAATCCAATGAAGTTCTTCACCGCCGCCATTCTCTCCGCCGCTGCTGTTTCAGCAAGCCCGGTCTTCACCGTCTCCGACTTCTATGCCGGCTGCATCCCACACAGCACTCAGTGCAGGTAAGTTGACTCCCACTCCAGGACGCAACACTCACACTAATGTGACCGTCAGCTACTCCTTTGGTGTGATTCAACCCGGCACCATGGAAAAGACACCCGTGCAGTGCAGCATCATGCTCGGCGCCACCAACGGCGGCAATCTCCCCGAcgtcgaggacggcgagTGCAAGGAGTCCTCGCGGACGTTCAACGTTGTCCGAAGCAGAAGGGGTCTCACCCTCACCGTGTCACAGCCCGTCACTCCTTCCAGCAACCAGACCGGCGAGCACTTTATTCCCAACAAGCAGATCGACACATCCAAGGAGCCCAATGCTATGGTTCAGACCTACAAGGGTCCCAAGAACTTTGATCTGAACTAAAGGCAGGGAGCGATAGAGAGCATGTACGATATCGGATGGATCTGTGGATAAACGAAAGATGGTTTTATTAGAGTTATTATGAGCAATAAACAAACATTAGACACAAATATCCATTCGGAGACCAACCAATTGTGAGCCATTAGTGTACACTTCAACAACACGCTACCGATTCTTATCACCATGGCAGGATGGCGGTTCGAATGACAAATGGCCACTAAGTGGCACCACAAGTAGAAGAAAATATTGTATTTAAaaaggagagaaaaggccTCGATGAGTGGGATACCAAGTTAACAAAGAAGCATTCCCAGGCTCCTCGTGGACAACTAGTTTCTACACTATCAACCGAACCCCTCCCAGAAGTTGAACGAAGAGACATTATTGACAACGGGTGTCATCCTAGCCCGTCTCGTCAAAACATATCCATCTATCCAACTCTGTGCCTGCTCATTCAAAACTTGTGGTTAAGAATCCTCTGAAACTTCTTAACCGACCTCCTGATCTTTGACTTGGTGGAATCGTATTCAGTATTCTCATAGAGGCCGAACCGAACCTCGAACTCACCGACTTTCCAAGTGCGCCACACGCCCTTCCACTGGTCAAGAAACTGCCCCTTGGCTTCCCTGACGATTTCTCTCATGTTTACCGGAATCTCAAGCGGCCTAAGGTACACAGTCCCCTCGGGAAGGAATAAGTAACTGCGACCGTTGAGGGTGGCTGAAAAGGCATAGAACTGGTGGTTGGGCAGTGGCCTCGGGCCTACGTCCAAGCAGTTGTAGATGTCAGTGAGGCCACCAGTAAAGGCCTTTACCGCGCAGTTATTGCACTCAACTGCTAGGATGCCACCGCATTCAGGAGTTGTAGGCGGAATCTGATTGAACTCGTCAGGGTTGGAAGGCATGGGCATACCATAGCAGGGATCGCCACATCGGGGATGCTGGAGAGGGCCTTGGCATGATGGGCAGCTGTATTGGCCATGGCGAAAGCGATCTTTGAGGCAACAGTAACCGACCATATGTCCGCAAGGTAGAATATATATGCCATGAGACTCTTGCATGGGTCGATCATCTATACCGACAGTCATGTGTTGTTTGCACGCTACGCATCTAATGTCGAGACGGCACAGTGCTGAGGGATCCTTCCAAATGGTGTTTCGGAGCTGATACCAGAATCTTGCAGAGATGAGAGTGGGCAGCATTTTCTCTGTTGGGTCCGTAGTGTTGTTGTTTAACAAAGTGATTGGGCAAAGAGTGCAGTCCAGCGTGGATCGAGGAGGCAGAGTGTTTTTCGTGTGAAGAGTCTAATTTCTCACAATCCACACCGTGCTGGGTCTTTATACTCATTCATATGAAGAAGCTAATTGGGCTTCCAGTAGTGTTCACGAGGACAAGGCGATGGATTGGTTGAACTCAGTTAGAAGTTAACTCTGTTCAGTTAAGTGAACAGCAAGGTTGAGCTAGTAATTAACCGCTCTATTCTTTGTTTACATTAAATGACTATTGTTCAGACCAATCATATCAAAGATCGCCATGGAATTTTACATTCACCATCACTTCTGAGTCACCTCAGTcacggcatcaccaagaagaggagcttCAGCCCCGACGGTGCAGTCCGCGCAGCAGCCTGAAATCAAGAAAAAATGTCTTTCACTGATGCCATTTTAATAAAGGTTCAATCTTTGTCCACATCTTGTTCGTCGGAGTCTTCGTTTGCAACGCGGCCTCAGACTATTGTCAGCCGCCCAGGCTTGTCCTCGCACTTCCAAAATGTCCGACCCGCGCGCGAACATCGTTTGTAATCTACGATCGGCATTAGGCAACAAGAGACGGATGAATAACAGAGCCTTGACAAAGCAATCCTCGGACTTGAACGCGATTGGCCCATTATTGCGCAAGCTGACGCACTCATCAGCCACTCCCACCGGCCGAGCTGCGTGGCTTATCCCGCACAGCGTTGCGACGTCCGAGATGTAGCCTTAAGTCCGTCAGCATAGTGGACATCGCCGTGGAGCGCCGTGGGCTTGGCAATATCAAGATTCATATATAGAGAGTGCCCTGAATTGTTGTTCAAGATTTAATAACAACATTCAGCATCCAACAACAGACAAGATCGTAACACAAACCTCCCCCTTCAGTCTTACACATTCAACTCAAACTTCACCATGGCGACCTATCTCATCACTCAGGCGACTGGCAAGCAGAGCCAATACATTACTGAGCACCTTCTCGCAACTGGTGCCAAAATCCACGCCGTCGTGCGAAACCCCGACAAGCTTCCTACGGTTCTTCAGCGCCCTGAAGTCAAGATCTTCAAGGGAGAAAGCACCGACCTTGAAGCTGTCTTTCGGGCTGCACAGGGTTGCAAGGGAGCTTTCCTAAACACTTTCCCTATTCCTGGTCTGGAGACTCAGCaagccaagaccatcaccgaAGCATGCAAAAAGGCAGGCGTTGAGACCGTCGTCGCATCGACCTCTTTCTTGACCGGGGATAAGGAGGTTTGGGACGACAAGGAATCCGATGAAATTGGCATCCGCTCTTACTATCAGTCCAAGCACGAGGTCGAAGAGGTTGTCCGCAACGCCGGCTTCAAATACTACACTATTATTCGCCCGGGTTTCATTCACTTTGACTTCCTTCTGCCCAACGTCTATGGCAACTTTCCTGCGCTACCAGCCAAGGGGGAACTTGACCACGCCTACAACGACAACGCGACCATGATTTACACCGATGCCAACGACATTGGCAAATACGCCACGGCTGCCTTCCAGAACCCTGAAAAGTTCAACGGCCAGGCGATTCAGCTCGGCAAGAGCAACCTGACTCTAGAGGAGACGCGCAAGATCCTGATTAGGATCACTGGAAGGGAGGTTATTTCAAGGAGGCGCACTCCggaagaggttgaagtgGCAAAGGCTGCAGTCCCGGCTCAAAAGTTCAATCTTTGGGCCAACATCAGGGACTTTAGCCCTGCTGCAGCGGAAGCGAAGGAAGCGGAGGTCAAGTTTGGTATTACATTCACTACCTTGGAGGAGGCTTTGCAGAGGGATAAGGCTCGGCTCCTCGAGTGTATTCCCGCCTAGGGTACGTTCTGGAGGGGGACGAGCGACCCTGGTCTTGATCTTAAGTTGTGGTATACACACTACCTAGCTACATGTTGCATGACTGGCGGTGATGTGCCCTGTAATCATTATTTAATATGAGGTTATCCACAACTATCCTAATTCACTCTTTTTGCCGGGAAGAACTTTCTTAAAAACCATGCTAGGCCCAACACTTCGAACACAGCTCCCGGTCAAATATTGCCCCCAGGCGAAGAGTTCATCAACAGAGAAACCCCAAAAGACTTCATTCAATACCCATACTATCTCGCTTGACGCTCTTTTGTCTTCTTCATGCTGGCTATCATCTGGCGCAGTAGTCAACAATGCTCTTGCCGGTGGAGTGACATTCCTCTCCTTAGGCCCCCTGAAGTTGAGATTCCTCACCCAAAATAGCAGTGAGTTTGAAAGAGTCGACATGTGTGAAGAGGGCTTTCCTCTCGGTGAGGGCGGGGAAATTGCCTTTTCCAGCTGCTGTAAGCGTTGCAATTCCATATCACAAGCAGGAGATGTCATGGTTGAACTCGTTTGAACACGTTAGAAAAATTCTCAGGTCATCTGTCTTGCGAAGTGTGCAGAATGGAGAGGCTATTATAGAAGTTGCAGgaaatataattaactaGAAAAGTGTTCAGGCACCATGCACCGTAAGGAGTTTCAACTTTGTCGTTGTCTTCTTCGTTCATCAGCTACCTctgtccttctcctcctcattctGGCCACCGCCTTCCCCCAGGATAGTCTCATGACACTACGCATTCCCTATTGGGCTCTCCAGGGGCCAATCTTGAGTAGTTTTCAAGGCTATGCTGTAGGCGAAACAGTCCACGAAAGTTGGCCTGGCGGAGAAGCTTGCAATCTGGCTCATGCTCTCTTCTTTGGCAGGACTATCGAACAGTTAGCAAATCCTCGTCATTTCTTTTAGATATGGTGTCTCGTACCTCACCACAGTACCGGAAGCAGCGACATCCCTTGCATACCCGTAGTGCGTCTGATTCCTTgctgcagccatggcagcGTCTCTTCCCCTCAACATGGGATGTATAGAACCGCACTCTGTCACTCAAATAGAGTAACTCCTCAAGTTCTATAGGTAGTATCTGTTCCAAATTTACGTTAGCATAATCATGAGAAAGGTTCATCAGGGGTTGGAATGCAGAAGTACCTTCAAAGCGTCGAGCTTGTCAACTACAATCCCAGGTAGCCCGTCCATGCTTTCGTCCTTCACGGGGAAAAGAATCAAAATAGTATGCCCTCGCTTTACCATCGAGCGGTCAAACGTGTCGCCAAATTCCGACGTACGGAGCAAAACTGGCACCTTTTTCCagttcttgtcctcgacaGTAACTTTCAGGTCGCCGCCGTCACCCTCGTCCACGTGCAGAATGTCGGCCAGGAGAGCCCAATACTTCTTTGGTTGGCAGTTGAACGCATCTGTAGCCTCAAAGAACTCAGTGTTAGCTTCGTGCTCTCCAGGAAGATCGTTGAAGCAGGGAAAGGTTGGTGTGCACCGCAGGTCAGCGAACTGCAACTCACGAGGTTTGTCCCTTCGCCACAGCCAAATCTCAAAGTCGGGGGTCGGAAATCCTCTTGGGGCGTCTTCGATATTAGTCTTCCACTTTTCAGTCTGTTTATAATCCTGGTGTGTATAGGGGTGGTGGGACAACTGCTCCAGCTTCTTAACCATCGCACTGTCGTTTCCTTCAACAGTTCTTCGGCTGTGCAGTGCTCTGTCAGCAAATACCTTGGCCCTGGCCTGATCTCCATGAGATATGGCAGTCAAAAAGGCGTCGTAGTAGGCCCTGGGAATGCTTACATCGCGAATGCCCTCATTGATCATGAGAGTCAACATTTTATGCACCTTGTGGAGGTTGTCAAGGGGGTTCAAAAGATGAGCCATCGTACTGGTGACTTCATTCTTGAGCCTCTGAATCTCCTCCAGTCTAGTGTCACTCAACTTCCGCTTGGTGACGGGCAGGGAGCAGAGAGAGCATAGACATTGAAAGCGACAGTTAGCCTGAAGGGAGGCCTGTCTGGTCTTGTAGCATGCCCGTTTCTTCAAGTAGCTTATGGTgatctcttctccttcttcaatGTCCCAACATGCGTGGAAATTTAGTTTTTTGATCGAATCGTTCCAGGTCTCCTGCGCGTTTGGGTGGCAGCTATGATTGAACCGAGATGCCCGCAAGAAGACGCCGCATGTAGATGAGCTCGGGCCCAAAGGAAGAGCATTCGTCAAAGCAATGCCAACCTCGTCACTTTCTTCTGGATACGAGTCCCACAACTCGAGATAAGCCCTTTTATAGACTGGGGGATAGGCGGCAAGCTTGGCAGCAATCGACACCCAAAGTTGATATTTGGTGGCCTGAGGTTGATCGACAGAGACAGCTTCTCGGGGCAGCCGGACAATTGGCGCCTCAGAGAGAATACGGGTGCCTTTGGGGATCTTGCTGGCTGCGACGATGCCATAGCCCTTGCCGGGCACGAGCCTAATCTCGTACACAGGGTTATCATAAAGCAGTTCTTCCATTTTTGTGCGCTGTCCGGAAGAATTATCGAGTAAGCAGTTTCCTTGGTCAGGTTGGTggagttgatgagaagagtTTACTTTCAACGGAGATCTACGACGGTAGGAAGGTGTGGTTGATTCTTCATTCTTATGCAGTAGGTACAGGAGAACCGAGCAGGTATTTTGGTTGTTGTCCTCACGCAAATTCTTTGTTCTATACTGAGCAGTATATCGACTCTAAACAGAGTATCGGTCACAATAATGAGGAACATGGTAGTACAGCCCGGGATCAAACCCCAATCTTAAAACAGCAATCCTTTGTTCTTCACTACCTAAGTAGACACAGGCGCGGTGCTTGGGTAGAAATCTCTAAGCACAGCCTTTTTGGTCGTCAAACATAAATATTTGTCTATATATCTAATGGCATGCTATTTAATGAGCCAACACTGCCTCTAGCGGGCGTGCAGCTCAAGCCAGTGAGCGTCAAGAAGAACGAATTCAACCGTTTGGCAAGTAATATGTACACGTAAAAATTTACATCCCACCCCTTCAGCTAGA
This region of Fusarium keratoplasticum isolate Fu6.1 chromosome 7, whole genome shotgun sequence genomic DNA includes:
- a CDS encoding NmrA domain-containing protein; this translates as MATYLITQATGKQSQYITEHLLATGAKIHAVVRNPDKLPTVLQRPEVKIFKGESTDLEAVFRAAQGCKGAFLNTFPIPGLETQQAKTITEACKKAGVETVVASTSFLTGDKEVWDDKESDEIGIRSYYQSKHEVEEVVRNAGFKYYTIIRPGFIHFDFLLPNVYGNFPALPAKGELDHAYNDNATMIYTDANDIGKYATAAFQNPEKFNGQAIQLGKSNLTLEETRKILIRITGREVISRRRTPEEVEVAKAAVPAQKFNLWANIRDFSPAAAEAKEAEVKFGITFTTLEEALQRDKARLLECIPA
- a CDS encoding SET domain-containing protein, translating into MEELLYDNPVYEIRLVPGKGYGIVAASKIPKGTRILSEAPIVRLPREAVSVDQPQATKYQLWVSIAAKLAAYPPVYKRAYLELWDSYPEESDEVGIALTNALPLGPSSSTCGVFLRASRFNHSCHPNAQETWNDSIKKLNFHACWDIEEGEEITISYLKKRACYKTRQASLQANCRFQCLCSLCSLPVTKRKLSDTRLEEIQRLKNEVTSTMAHLLNPLDNLHKVHKMLTLMINEGIRDVSIPRAYYDAFLTAISHGDQARAKVFADRALHSRRTVEGNDSAMVKKLEQLSHHPYTHQDYKQTEKWKTNIEDAPRGFPTPDFEIWLWRRDKPRELQFADLRCTPTFPCFNDLPGEHEANTEFFEATDAFNCQPKKYWALLADILHVDEGDGGDLKVTVEDKNWKKVPVLLRTSEFGDTFDRSMVKRGHTILILFPVKDESMDGLPGIVVDKLDALKVLLHSNP